A stretch of Pseudomonadota bacterium DNA encodes these proteins:
- a CDS encoding putative 2OG-Fe(II) oxygenase: SGSLYYCDLPAPVASMIFDKHNNYQQLDLHPGKAKRNIYNTPMNVVTPEAADLILFSSALQHFVETNNAGEPRHSIAFNSFVRGKLGNYRDVSELTL, encoded by the coding sequence GTCCGGATCACTCTACTACTGCGACCTGCCGGCGCCCGTCGCCAGCATGATCTTCGACAAGCACAACAATTATCAGCAGCTCGACCTGCACCCGGGCAAGGCCAAGCGCAACATCTACAACACGCCGATGAACGTGGTCACGCCCGAGGCGGCGGATCTGATCCTGTTCTCCTCGGCGCTGCAGCACTTCGTCGAGACCAACAACGCCGGCGAGCCGCGCCACTCGATCGCCTTCAACAGCTTCGTGCGCGGCAAGCTGGGCAACTACCGGGATGTCTCAGAGCTGACGCTCTAG
- a CDS encoding methyltransferase, giving the protein MLFQPERLAATALLSLSALCAALPAHAQEGEAEASPLAEKVGAALEAPFRTDAEKERDENRLPAETLAFMRLTPDMRVLELIPGRGWYTKILSQVLADEGELFVAVGTRYVVQNLETEPGFAGVKVVDVTGEFSRDGRRNDVDDLGLDVTDVDLALTFRNLHNFSEHGRKELNEATFAALKPGGYYGVVDHTRRHMQGDNDENWRRMDPVLMIKEIEAVGFEFVDFTDLHYRADDELRYEVGRKTVTGNTDRFTLLFRKPE; this is encoded by the coding sequence ATGTTGTTCCAGCCCGAACGTCTGGCTGCCACCGCCTTGTTGAGCCTAAGCGCTCTCTGCGCGGCGCTGCCCGCGCACGCTCAGGAAGGGGAGGCGGAAGCTTCGCCCCTCGCCGAAAAGGTCGGCGCCGCTCTCGAGGCCCCGTTCCGCACCGATGCCGAGAAGGAACGTGATGAGAACCGCCTGCCCGCGGAGACGCTGGCGTTCATGCGTCTGACGCCGGACATGCGCGTGCTCGAGCTGATCCCCGGACGGGGCTGGTACACGAAGATCCTGTCCCAGGTGCTGGCCGATGAGGGCGAGCTGTTCGTCGCCGTGGGTACTCGCTACGTGGTGCAGAACTTGGAGACTGAGCCGGGCTTCGCCGGCGTCAAGGTGGTGGACGTCACCGGCGAGTTCAGCCGCGACGGTCGGCGCAACGACGTGGACGACCTCGGATTGGACGTGACGGACGTCGACCTCGCCCTGACTTTCCGCAACCTGCACAACTTCAGCGAGCACGGTCGCAAGGAGCTCAACGAGGCCACCTTTGCCGCGCTCAAGCCCGGTGGCTACTACGGCGTGGTCGATCACACGCGCCGGCACATGCAGGGCGACAACGATGAGAACTGGCGCCGCATGGACCCCGTGCTGATGATTAAGGAAATCGAGGCGGTTGGCTTCGAGTTCGTCGACTTCACCGACCTGCACTACCGGGCGGACGACGAGCTTCGCTACGAGGTGGGCCGTAAGACGGTGACGGGCAATACGGATCGCTTCACGCTGCTGTTCCGCAAGCCTGAGTAG
- a CDS encoding FAD-dependent oxidoreductase, with protein sequence MHDALIIGAGLSGLVAANTLERQGWRVRVVEKARGPGGRMSTRRDGELRFDHGAQYFTARDPAFRQAVDGWLSSDLVAPWSPRLAVIDEQGIVEKTRSPERFVGVPGMSAICAHLAGQLRECEYRWQAQGIAPVDGGWAVRSSTREVALARRVLITAPAQQVAALVDTCDEQIQRMLVAVQMRPCWAVLATFDRPLLQRFDAAFVNVGPLSWVSSQRQRPGRADHEAWVLHASPDWSEAHLEMTREEAGTALLAAARALPGASEGCPATGVTAHRWRYAIARAPLDDQLVSLAGESLLATGDWAFGSRVEGAWRGGRAAADRWLQGAA encoded by the coding sequence GTGCATGACGCCCTGATCATCGGTGCTGGCCTCTCGGGCCTGGTGGCGGCTAACACCCTCGAACGGCAAGGCTGGCGCGTTCGCGTGGTGGAAAAAGCACGCGGGCCTGGCGGTCGCATGAGCACGCGCCGCGATGGTGAGTTGCGCTTCGATCACGGTGCCCAGTACTTCACCGCGCGTGACCCTGCGTTTCGCCAAGCCGTGGATGGCTGGCTCTCGAGTGACCTGGTCGCTCCCTGGAGCCCTCGCCTGGCGGTGATCGACGAGCAGGGCATCGTCGAGAAGACGCGCTCGCCTGAGCGCTTCGTGGGCGTGCCGGGGATGAGTGCCATCTGTGCCCATCTCGCCGGTCAGCTGCGCGAATGCGAGTACCGTTGGCAGGCGCAGGGGATAGCGCCGGTGGACGGCGGTTGGGCCGTGCGTTCGAGCACAAGAGAGGTCGCGCTGGCGAGACGCGTGTTGATCACCGCGCCAGCACAGCAAGTGGCCGCGTTGGTGGACACATGTGACGAGCAGATCCAGCGGATGCTGGTCGCGGTGCAGATGCGGCCCTGCTGGGCCGTCCTCGCCACCTTCGACAGGCCGTTGCTGCAGCGCTTCGATGCCGCCTTCGTAAACGTCGGACCCCTCTCATGGGTGAGCTCCCAGCGCCAACGCCCCGGCCGTGCCGATCACGAGGCGTGGGTGCTGCACGCGAGCCCCGACTGGTCGGAGGCGCACCTGGAAATGACGCGTGAAGAGGCAGGCACCGCACTGCTCGCTGCCGCGCGTGCCCTGCCAGGTGCCAGCGAGGGCTGCCCGGCCACCGGGGTCACCGCCCACCGCTGGCGCTATGCGATCGCGCGGGCGCCGTTGGACGACCAGCTGGTGTCTCTCGCCGGCGAGTCGCTCCTCGCCACCGGCGATTGGGCCTTCGGCTCTCGCGTCGAGGGGGCCTGGCGTGGCGGTCGAGCGGCGGCCGACCGTTGGCTCCAAGGGGCAGCGTAG